A single window of Cytobacillus luteolus DNA harbors:
- a CDS encoding MotE family protein, with amino-acid sequence MDSKVSAGKIYSKFQWFLFVIVIPILFTITLALVLLTIAGVNVFEYSKVITQNTPIVSSYVSSDEHAIVENRESVELQISSLEGTIQEKEEQIAELEKNLVEKETEINSLQEELLFLEEELLVKEEEQKTYGKTIAEISKMYETMSPKNAAVIIPKLDNEEALSILSALKTETVSKILEKMDPEDAAKYTQLLTE; translated from the coding sequence ATGGATTCGAAAGTTTCAGCTGGTAAGATTTATAGCAAATTTCAATGGTTTCTATTTGTTATTGTAATACCTATTCTTTTTACAATTACCTTGGCATTAGTTTTATTAACAATTGCAGGTGTTAATGTTTTTGAATACTCGAAAGTGATTACTCAAAATACACCAATTGTGTCTAGCTATGTTTCAAGTGACGAGCATGCTATTGTTGAAAATAGGGAAAGTGTTGAGTTGCAAATTAGCTCATTAGAGGGAACAATTCAAGAAAAAGAAGAGCAAATTGCTGAATTAGAAAAAAACCTTGTGGAAAAAGAAACAGAAATTAATTCCCTACAAGAAGAACTGTTATTTCTTGAAGAGGAGTTGTTAGTAAAAGAAGAAGAACAAAAAACTTATGGGAAAACCATAGCAGAAATTTCGAAAATGTATGAAACAATGTCACCGAAAAATGCTGCTGTTATCATACCAAAACTTGATAATGAAGAGGCTTTATCTATACTTTCTGCTTTAAAAACGGAAACTGTCTCAAAGATTCTAGAGAAAATGGATCCTGAAGATGCAGCTAAGTACACGCAATTGCTTACAGAGTAG
- the fliJ gene encoding flagellar export protein FliJ — translation MSYQFEFQKLLAIKEREKDKVLVDYNESVKHFETLAEKLYSYLKRKEELEEKKVSKLSTGLKIQDIRHQQQFIINLEKTIAHYQKLVMESRQKMQQFQAILLEKNIEVKKFEKMKEKRLQAFVADLSYQESKLMDEISIQQFMGKGN, via the coding sequence ATGAGCTATCAGTTTGAATTTCAAAAATTATTAGCAATTAAAGAAAGAGAAAAAGACAAAGTGCTAGTTGATTACAATGAATCTGTAAAACATTTTGAAACTCTTGCTGAAAAGTTATATTCCTATTTAAAACGTAAAGAAGAGCTTGAAGAAAAAAAGGTATCGAAACTTAGCACAGGTTTAAAAATCCAAGATATTAGACATCAGCAGCAATTTATTATTAATCTCGAGAAGACTATTGCACATTATCAAAAATTAGTTATGGAAAGTCGACAGAAAATGCAGCAATTTCAAGCTATCTTACTTGAAAAAAACATTGAAGTTAAAAAGTTTGAAAAAATGAAAGAAAAAAGACTTCAGGCGTTTGTTGCTGACCTTAGTTATCAAGAGAGTAAATTAATGGATGAAATTTCTATACAACAGTTTATGGGTAAAGGAAATTAG
- the fliI gene encoding flagellar protein export ATPase FliI encodes MKLVDLLEEIDTINPYKRYGKVNKVVGLMIESRGPECSIGDVCYINVGSKHKRKIQAEVVGFREEYVILMPYTSVNEISPGSIVEATLKPLEIKVGSALIGSVIDSIGMPLDGSQLPKGLTSVQTDQNPPNPLERPPIDEEISVGVRMIDSLLTVGKGQRVGIFAGSGVGKSTLMGMIARNTTADINVIALVGERGREVREFIERDLGAEGLQRSIVIVATSDQPALMRLKAAYTATSIAEYFRDKGLNVMFMMDSVTRVAMAQREIGLAIGEPPTTKGYTPSVFSILPKLLERTGTNKNGTITAFYTVLVDGDDMNEPIADTVRGILDGHLVLDRALANKGQFPAINVLKSISRVMNHIVPEEHRHNAERLRELLSTYINSEDLINIGAYKRGSSRDIDEAIRYYPKIISFLKQGTEEKISAEESLQRLQKLIEVGE; translated from the coding sequence TATCAATGTTGGTTCAAAACACAAGCGTAAAATTCAGGCAGAAGTCGTTGGATTTCGTGAAGAATATGTTATTTTAATGCCCTATACTTCTGTTAATGAAATTTCTCCAGGGAGTATAGTAGAAGCTACTCTAAAACCGTTAGAAATAAAAGTAGGATCTGCTTTAATAGGTAGTGTTATTGATTCAATTGGTATGCCACTAGATGGTAGCCAACTTCCAAAAGGATTAACATCTGTGCAAACTGACCAAAATCCTCCGAACCCATTAGAAAGACCGCCGATAGACGAAGAAATTTCAGTTGGTGTTCGTATGATTGATAGTCTTTTAACCGTCGGGAAAGGTCAGCGTGTAGGGATCTTTGCTGGAAGTGGTGTGGGTAAAAGTACTTTAATGGGAATGATTGCTCGTAATACGACTGCCGATATAAATGTAATAGCATTAGTAGGAGAGCGTGGACGAGAAGTTAGAGAGTTCATCGAACGAGACTTGGGAGCTGAAGGGTTACAGCGATCAATCGTAATCGTAGCTACTTCTGACCAACCTGCACTTATGAGATTAAAGGCAGCTTATACGGCTACCTCTATTGCAGAGTATTTTCGGGATAAAGGACTTAATGTCATGTTTATGATGGATTCGGTTACTCGTGTAGCTATGGCGCAAAGGGAAATTGGATTAGCGATAGGCGAGCCACCTACAACCAAAGGTTACACGCCAAGTGTATTTTCAATTTTACCCAAACTACTAGAAAGAACAGGTACAAATAAAAACGGCACAATTACTGCTTTTTACACCGTACTAGTAGATGGTGACGACATGAATGAACCTATAGCGGATACAGTTCGGGGAATACTTGATGGTCACTTGGTCTTAGATCGCGCGCTAGCGAATAAAGGACAGTTCCCAGCTATAAATGTATTAAAAAGTATTAGCCGTGTAATGAATCATATTGTTCCTGAAGAACACCGTCATAATGCAGAAAGATTAAGAGAGCTTTTATCAACCTATATTAATTCAGAAGATTTGATAAATATTGGTGCGTATAAAAGAGGATCATCTAGAGATATTGATGAAGCAATTCGTTATTATCCTAAAATTATATCCTTCTTAAAGCAAGGCACTGAAGAAAAGATATCTGCAGAAGAGAGCTTACAAAGATTGCAAAAATTAATAGAAGTAGGTGAATAG